In the Acomys russatus chromosome 13, mAcoRus1.1, whole genome shotgun sequence genome, one interval contains:
- the LOC127196811 gene encoding N-acetyltransferase family 8 member 7-like — translation MAPYHIRKYQDSDHRSVVDLFIKGLEEHIPTTFRHMLRLPRTHLLLFGIPLILFLASGSWLLALVSNLSLFASLWVLAKYTWKKYIVMCLRTDMADITTTYLSSRDSCFWVAESGGQIVGLVAAVPIMDPLLQKKQLKLCHLSVSLKHRRHGIGKALVRTVQRFAQAQGFSEVLVITSVFQHAALALYQSMAFQKTGESFFTVISKLRKSPMIHLKYCITSALEGDP, via the coding sequence ATGGCTCCGTATCACATCCGCAAATACCAGGACAGCGACCACAGGAGTGTGGTGGATTTGTTCATCAAGGGCTTAGAGGAGCACATCCCCACCACCTTCCGCCACATGCTGAGGCTGCCCCGAACCCACTTGCTCTTATTTGGGATCCCTCTTATTCTATTCTTGGCCTCGGGCTCCTGGCTTCTGGCTCTTGTCTCCAACCTAAGCCTCTTTGCTTCCCTGTGGGTCCTTGCAAAATATACATGGAAAAAGTATATAGTCATGTGTTTGCGCACAGACATGGCTGACATCACCACAACCTACCTGAGCTCTCGTGACTCCTGCTTCTGGGTAGCTGAGTCTGGAGGCCAGATCGTGGGCTTGGTGGCTGCTGTACCCATAATGGATCCACTCCTGCAGAAGAAACAACTGAAGCTATgtcatctctctgtgtccttgaAGCACCGAAGGCATGGGATAGGGAAAGCTCTGGTCAGGACTGTCCAGCGGTTTGCACAGGCGCAGGGCTTCAGTGAGGTGCTGGTCATCACCAGTGTATTCCAGCATGCGGCCCTGGCTCTCTACCAGAGCATGGCCTTTCAGAAGACTGGTGAGTCCTTCTTCACTGTCATCTCCAAACTAAGGAAATCTCCAATGATACATTTAAAGTATTGCATCACTTCTGCTCTGGAAGGGGACCCATGA